One Proteinivorax tanatarense DNA segment encodes these proteins:
- a CDS encoding sugar-transfer associated ATP-grasp domain-containing protein: MGKKRTKNKRPNMLPNLLVFSLLRRPKNAADIIHRTYAVCYWQHCRTLKSRLKVVIYFLLSPLFILKDINKWSKKVDIKTLKSEKTAVRQYMEQFYLSFFYSINAENYYLQEFYAKEGLQKARYFVNKGAIKNGTYKILTKYGQYINNQYEVVSLGKKVEFSNFCINNKVPVVPIIQEILSDGTIIAHHSKYINKELPEESLFCKPNIDNEGQGAEIWNWVNGRYQNPQGDTLSKNQLKAYLKNLAQNHKSGSILVQPLILPHPKLAVFRKNATPTIRVLSYVDEAGHIELDQAMLRFSIDTNSVVDNASAGGMVAPINMNTGTLGPAIHSDVSVSNTRMDKLSDDLEIRGVKIPYWAEALSLVKDVHKNFPYRLVVGWDIVITDKGPVLLEGNNQAGICFIQRAHGKTIGQTKTGQAMANHADKALQVLYNGVIGEGQFGQGKIDLYEGSTFKKALSWFILKNEKTIELTVSGQVQNVGYRNWLQTKAKSLKVSGWVQNNHDRTVTAVLKGRALDIEWLVRECYIGPKKAKVKSITVKWGENYKDNGFRIIR, encoded by the coding sequence ATGGGAAAAAAACGCACAAAGAATAAAAGACCTAATATGTTACCGAACTTGCTTGTCTTTTCCTTGCTAAGACGGCCTAAAAATGCTGCAGACATTATTCATCGCACCTACGCAGTATGCTATTGGCAGCACTGCAGAACGTTAAAAAGTCGACTTAAGGTAGTAATATATTTTTTACTTTCGCCTTTATTTATTTTAAAAGACATTAACAAATGGTCAAAGAAAGTAGATATAAAAACCTTAAAAAGTGAAAAAACAGCGGTAAGACAATATATGGAGCAATTTTATCTCTCTTTCTTCTATTCGATTAATGCCGAGAATTATTATCTACAAGAGTTTTACGCAAAAGAGGGACTACAGAAGGCTAGATATTTTGTAAATAAAGGGGCCATAAAAAATGGAACCTATAAAATATTGACTAAATATGGACAATATATAAATAATCAATATGAAGTGGTTTCGCTGGGAAAAAAAGTGGAGTTTTCTAATTTTTGCATCAACAATAAAGTTCCTGTTGTGCCTATAATTCAGGAGATCCTATCTGATGGGACTATAATCGCACATCATAGTAAGTATATAAATAAAGAATTGCCGGAAGAAAGTTTGTTCTGCAAGCCTAATATAGACAACGAGGGGCAGGGAGCAGAGATCTGGAACTGGGTAAATGGGCGCTACCAAAATCCACAAGGGGATACTTTATCGAAAAATCAGCTGAAAGCTTATTTAAAAAACTTAGCCCAAAACCATAAGAGCGGATCAATATTAGTTCAGCCACTCATTTTACCTCACCCTAAGTTGGCGGTGTTTAGAAAAAATGCTACTCCAACAATCAGGGTGCTTTCTTATGTAGATGAAGCTGGGCATATTGAGCTAGACCAGGCCATGCTTAGATTTTCTATTGATACCAATTCAGTTGTTGATAATGCTAGTGCAGGGGGGATGGTAGCCCCTATAAACATGAACACTGGAACGTTAGGCCCAGCTATTCATTCGGACGTATCTGTTTCTAATACAAGGATGGATAAGTTAAGTGACGATTTAGAAATAAGAGGTGTGAAGATTCCTTATTGGGCAGAGGCCCTTTCTCTAGTAAAAGATGTTCATAAGAACTTCCCATATAGATTAGTAGTTGGTTGGGATATTGTAATAACAGATAAAGGACCTGTTCTTTTAGAGGGTAACAATCAAGCAGGAATTTGCTTTATTCAAAGAGCACATGGGAAAACCATAGGCCAGACAAAAACAGGACAAGCTATGGCAAACCATGCTGACAAAGCTTTACAAGTGTTATACAATGGTGTTATTGGTGAGGGACAATTTGGCCAAGGTAAGATTGATTTATATGAAGGTTCTACTTTTAAAAAAGCATTAAGTTGGTTTATTTTAAAAAATGAAAAGACAATAGAGTTAACGGTTAGTGGTCAAGTACAAAATGTAGGTTACAGAAACTGGCTGCAGACAAAGGCAAAATCTCTAAAGGTAAGTGGATGGGTACAGAATAATCATGATAGAACTGTAACAGCTGTTTTAAAAGGCAGAGCTTTAGATATAGAATGGCTTGTTAGAGAGTGTTATATAGGCCCTAAAAAAGCAAAAGTTAAATCAATAACTGTTAAATGGGGAGAAAATTATAAAGATAATGGGTTTAGGATTATCAGATAA
- a CDS encoding acylphosphatase produces MENNERKWLPNLENSIPKEAYGYKLCMYTIALEAWRRGLKVKFYNIYIDGKRRVRYTISNGEKKYEFAVSRGGKVTKEATNICLDKALTKKYLKKGNVCIPMGYKFNKNDSLESILQQLKNTPYPLVVKPVDSSAGRGVFTNITNNEELVEAITTLTDNLKVEDIIVEQYVQGSDYRIYVIGDKVVGAVTRVPAFVCGDGKLTVKQLIAEKNKKRKQNPYTHGRLIKIDRDLKKHLKKTNITLSYIPEKGERINLREKSNVSSGGEPTEITSELTENVKKLAVDAINAVPGLHQGAVDIVADLKSDIGYVLEINSKAQISMHTFPESGTAQDVPSAIIDYYFPETVNNKKINNSYFDFKSVLKPLENNLIKEVGIPSAPKLNYNAFKYTICGKVQRVGYRNWVVKKAGALQLNGFVQNIENGSVQIIVSGKKNNLEEFDKIISDTAPRKANVQDVTCEKYSRPVKLGFEIIRPNLTEKQVDRLIYENISLKKEYRKLLKKYNRVLKKYNSVLKSRAWKSIEFFRKLLGRS; encoded by the coding sequence ATGGAAAATAATGAAAGAAAATGGTTGCCGAATTTAGAAAATTCCATTCCTAAAGAGGCATATGGATACAAATTGTGTATGTATACGATTGCTTTAGAAGCTTGGCGTAGAGGTTTAAAGGTGAAATTCTATAATATTTATATTGATGGAAAAAGGAGAGTAAGGTACACAATAAGTAACGGTGAAAAAAAATATGAATTTGCAGTGTCACGAGGAGGCAAAGTTACTAAAGAAGCTACTAATATCTGTTTAGATAAGGCATTAACAAAAAAATACTTGAAAAAGGGAAACGTTTGTATCCCAATGGGATATAAATTTAATAAAAATGATAGCCTAGAATCAATTCTACAACAATTAAAAAACACTCCCTATCCACTAGTTGTTAAACCCGTAGACAGTAGTGCTGGAAGGGGAGTTTTTACTAATATCACTAACAACGAGGAGCTTGTTGAAGCTATTACAACATTAACAGATAATTTAAAAGTAGAGGACATCATTGTTGAGCAATATGTTCAGGGAAGCGATTATCGCATATATGTTATTGGTGATAAAGTTGTTGGAGCAGTTACTAGAGTGCCTGCGTTTGTTTGCGGAGATGGAAAATTAACAGTCAAACAGTTGATTGCCGAAAAAAATAAAAAACGAAAGCAAAATCCTTATACCCATGGTAGACTAATTAAAATAGATAGAGATTTAAAAAAACATTTGAAAAAGACAAATATAACTTTATCGTATATTCCCGAAAAAGGAGAAAGAATAAACCTAAGAGAGAAGAGTAACGTTTCTTCAGGAGGGGAGCCGACAGAGATAACATCGGAACTTACAGAAAATGTTAAAAAACTTGCTGTAGATGCTATTAATGCTGTGCCGGGGTTACACCAAGGGGCTGTTGACATTGTGGCAGACTTAAAAAGTGATATAGGATATGTATTAGAGATTAACTCAAAAGCTCAAATTAGCATGCATACATTTCCAGAGTCAGGAACTGCACAAGATGTACCTTCTGCAATTATAGATTATTATTTTCCAGAAACAGTTAATAACAAAAAAATAAATAATAGCTATTTTGATTTTAAAAGTGTACTTAAGCCATTAGAGAATAACTTGATAAAAGAGGTGGGAATCCCATCGGCCCCTAAATTGAATTATAATGCTTTTAAGTATACCATATGTGGAAAAGTACAAAGGGTTGGTTACAGAAATTGGGTAGTAAAAAAAGCTGGGGCACTTCAGTTAAATGGTTTTGTGCAGAATATAGAAAACGGAAGTGTTCAAATTATTGTATCAGGAAAGAAAAATAACCTAGAAGAGTTCGATAAGATAATTTCTGATACTGCTCCTCGAAAAGCAAATGTTCAAGATGTTACCTGCGAAAAGTACTCAAGACCTGTTAAACTAGGTTTTGAAATTATAAGACCAAATCTAACTGAAAAACAGGTAGACAGGTTAATATATGAAAATATTAGTTTAAAGAAGGAGTACAGGAAATTATTAAAAAAATATAATAGAGTACTTAAAAAATATAACAGTGTACTTAAAAGCCGAGCTTGGAAGTCGATTGAATTTTTTAGAAAATTATTAGGTAGAAGCTAA
- a CDS encoding NTP transferase domain-containing protein → MGKIKGQNKKNLDLIVLMAGEGRRMRPLTIDRPKSLLRCDDGISIFGHIVKAFSTLNVRLHVIPVIGHGADKVHEEVKKLNLENNCIYNPFYNTAGPLISLWLGLLQSKSENVVVVNGDTIVDESLTKQLGLWFDEKQTIENLVAGLCTSKTNELENDDMKVLLDNQHNFIEVGKHIHHNDTSVKSAGVFCVKGADSKKVLLKKMDRLLMDNKTTLKKYHWHNILNVIKSDFQVDLIEVKLNSWSEMDTPSELEIINAQ, encoded by the coding sequence ATGGGTAAAATCAAGGGACAAAACAAGAAAAATCTAGATCTAATAGTGTTAATGGCTGGTGAAGGACGAAGGATGCGACCACTTACTATCGATCGTCCTAAGAGTCTGCTTCGATGCGACGATGGAATAAGTATTTTTGGTCATATAGTTAAAGCCTTTAGTACCCTCAACGTTAGATTGCATGTTATACCAGTTATAGGTCACGGGGCAGATAAGGTCCATGAAGAAGTAAAAAAACTAAACCTAGAAAACAATTGTATTTACAATCCATTTTACAATACTGCCGGTCCTCTTATTTCATTGTGGCTAGGCTTGCTACAATCAAAAAGTGAAAATGTTGTTGTTGTAAATGGCGATACTATAGTAGATGAGTCTTTAACAAAACAGCTAGGTCTATGGTTTGATGAAAAACAAACAATAGAAAATTTAGTTGCAGGTTTATGTACTAGTAAAACTAATGAGTTGGAAAATGATGATATGAAAGTACTGTTAGATAACCAACACAATTTTATAGAAGTTGGAAAACATATACATCATAACGATACTAGTGTTAAATCAGCGGGTGTTTTTTGTGTTAAAGGTGCCGATAGCAAGAAAGTGCTGCTAAAGAAGATGGATCGTCTGCTTATGGATAACAAGACTACGCTGAAGAAATATCATTGGCATAATATTTTAAATGTGATTAAGTCAGATTTCCAGGTTGATTTAATTGAAGTAAAATTAAATAGTTGGAGCGAAATGGACACTCCATCAGAACTAGAAATAATTAACGCTCAATAG
- a CDS encoding metallophosphoesterase family protein yields the protein MFYITGDTHGDFTRIEDFCDEYGTTKADTIIILGDAGINYHLNERDNQLKEKLAKLPITLFCIHGNHEERPYLIDSYDEKMWNEGLVYYEKQYPNILFASDGEIYNFEGNKVIAIGGAYSVDKNYRIRGNMPWFESEQPDERTKEFIEHKLEQANWKVDFVLSHTGPLKYVPEDEFLPMIDQSGVDQSTEEWLDFIEDKLDYELWYFGHFHCDRMADQTIILFEDIIDLVDASF from the coding sequence ATGTTTTACATAACAGGGGATACCCATGGGGACTTTACTAGAATTGAAGATTTTTGCGATGAATATGGCACTACCAAAGCAGACACTATTATTATACTAGGAGATGCGGGAATCAACTATCATCTTAATGAGAGAGATAACCAGTTAAAAGAAAAATTAGCCAAACTTCCCATCACTTTATTTTGTATTCATGGCAATCATGAGGAGCGCCCTTACTTGATTGATAGTTATGATGAAAAAATGTGGAATGAAGGACTAGTTTATTATGAAAAACAATACCCGAATATCTTATTTGCTTCCGATGGTGAAATATATAACTTTGAAGGAAATAAAGTTATCGCAATAGGTGGTGCTTACAGCGTTGATAAAAATTATAGAATACGGGGAAACATGCCATGGTTTGAATCAGAACAGCCTGATGAAAGAACCAAAGAATTTATAGAACATAAATTAGAACAAGCAAACTGGAAAGTAGATTTTGTGCTTTCACATACAGGGCCATTAAAATATGTGCCAGAAGATGAGTTTTTGCCAATGATTGATCAAAGTGGTGTTGATCAGTCAACAGAAGAATGGTTAGACTTTATCGAAGACAAATTAGATTATGAATTATGGTATTTTGGACATTTCCATTGTGATAGAATGGCAGACCAAACTATAATACTTTTTGAAGATATCATAGATTTGGTAGATGCTAGCTTTTGA
- a CDS encoding CDP-glycerol glycerophosphotransferase family protein: MFRKLKRTLKHNAAILKVYKTARQIIKITLKVLLNIIGYVFIAPFSLIVPKKNQVVLTSRFGDFEGNLKYLFLYLNDLEHQETEFIFLTDKGKVFDKLNQNNLKVWKYPKISTLFKLLTVKVVIVDGNEWASRFKPFFLIKAKKVQIWHGTGLKTIGLLKPTYQKLSKLHKAVRKESICYDLVALSSDYQVQTRGKAFNYKDMLVNGLPRNDIFFNENFLKRGLTYDGSSIEKYKRYKEEGYKLVTYTPTWRKHQNDLYQLDLDKLNEFVKKYNIKFILKLHYKHQCNLQTKNLENIIEYDKYADIYPLLAITDLLITDYSSIYLDYLLLNKPIVFYPYDSKEYIDGERALLLDYDKTTPGAKVYSQEQLQREIHKTLNEKDQFKEERLKMQRQFFNYADGNSSQRLWHYIKENFL, translated from the coding sequence ATGTTTCGAAAGTTGAAAAGAACATTAAAACACAACGCAGCGATTTTAAAAGTATATAAAACTGCTAGGCAAATCATAAAAATAACCCTGAAAGTTTTGCTAAATATAATTGGCTATGTTTTCATAGCTCCTTTTTCATTGATTGTCCCCAAAAAAAACCAAGTTGTTCTAACTAGTAGGTTCGGCGATTTTGAAGGAAATCTTAAATACCTTTTTCTATACTTGAATGATCTTGAACATCAGGAAACTGAGTTTATATTTTTGACAGATAAAGGAAAAGTATTTGATAAGTTGAATCAAAACAATCTTAAGGTATGGAAGTACCCTAAAATTTCGACTTTATTTAAACTTTTAACAGTAAAAGTGGTAATCGTAGATGGCAATGAGTGGGCTAGTCGGTTTAAACCTTTTTTTCTAATAAAAGCCAAAAAAGTTCAAATCTGGCACGGTACAGGTTTAAAAACAATCGGCCTTTTAAAACCAACCTATCAAAAACTATCTAAACTTCATAAAGCTGTAAGAAAAGAAAGTATATGTTACGACTTAGTAGCTCTTAGCTCGGATTATCAAGTTCAAACTAGGGGGAAGGCATTTAACTATAAAGATATGCTAGTAAATGGCCTTCCTAGAAACGACATATTTTTCAATGAAAATTTTCTAAAACGAGGGTTAACCTATGATGGATCCTCCATAGAGAAATACAAAAGATATAAAGAAGAGGGCTATAAGTTAGTCACATACACTCCAACTTGGAGAAAGCATCAAAATGATCTATATCAGCTAGACTTGGATAAGCTTAATGAGTTTGTCAAAAAGTACAATATAAAATTTATATTAAAACTGCACTATAAACATCAATGTAACCTACAAACAAAAAACTTAGAAAACATAATAGAGTATGATAAATATGCTGATATTTATCCTCTTTTAGCAATAACAGATCTGCTAATAACCGATTACTCCTCAATATATCTTGATTATCTATTGTTAAACAAGCCAATAGTGTTCTACCCTTACGATAGCAAGGAATATATAGATGGAGAAAGAGCACTGCTCTTAGATTATGATAAAACAACTCCTGGTGCCAAAGTATATTCTCAAGAACAATTACAAAGAGAAATCCACAAAACGCTTAACGAAAAAGATCAGTTTAAGGAAGAAAGGTTAAAAATGCAAAGACAATTTTTCAATTATGCCGACGGGAATTCATCCCAACGGCTATGGCACTATATTAAGGAAAATTTCTTGTAA
- a CDS encoding CDP-glycerol glycerophosphotransferase family protein — translation MFKKAIKEVAILTSAIVNTIFYNLSGFSKRKTNRVILGSWSGHKIADNSRFFLEYIKDNDDYEIIWCGRKHLRDSPILDHPNINFVQYNTPKCLYYSLTSSYAFICNTYRDISTLNLLKGATIVQLWHGFGLKNTLASKKMSPASKFYYLLGSGSFEQYHYFISSSDLNTQKMLYTFQNNGITAERIILSGQPKNDFLLTKNTEQFKQSLKHKYFFKYNIPQDKKIVLYLPTFREQKTFSFGDIDHRCKQNLQKILSSNDTIIIEKKHFKDKCKKNNQSNNQFTYIIDSDEETQELLLISDMLITDYSSCYLEYLLLDRPIIHFAYDFDMYKNSDRGFFFSLEQLAAGPITRNLAETLDAIDEQLKEDSYKVQRQQIKQKAMMYDEGKSCQKIINTILKNAHIQYKLKSQQGNYQSTKG, via the coding sequence ATGTTTAAAAAAGCAATAAAAGAAGTCGCTATACTAACTAGTGCCATTGTAAACACAATATTCTACAACCTCAGCGGCTTTTCAAAAAGAAAAACCAATAGAGTAATTTTAGGCTCCTGGAGTGGTCACAAAATAGCGGACAATTCCCGCTTTTTCTTAGAGTATATAAAGGATAATGATGACTACGAAATAATTTGGTGCGGTCGTAAACATTTAAGAGATAGTCCAATCCTAGATCATCCAAACATAAACTTTGTGCAATACAACACACCCAAATGTCTCTACTATAGCCTAACCTCAAGTTATGCTTTTATTTGCAACACATATCGAGATATATCAACGTTAAATCTGCTTAAAGGGGCTACTATTGTTCAGCTGTGGCACGGATTTGGGCTGAAAAATACCCTTGCTTCCAAAAAAATGTCACCTGCAAGCAAGTTCTACTACCTTTTAGGGAGTGGCAGTTTCGAACAATACCATTACTTTATTTCATCTTCAGACCTTAATACTCAAAAAATGCTCTATACATTTCAAAACAACGGAATTACAGCAGAGCGGATTATCCTAAGTGGACAGCCTAAAAATGACTTTTTGTTAACAAAAAATACAGAGCAATTTAAGCAGTCTTTAAAACATAAATACTTTTTCAAATATAATATTCCACAAGACAAAAAAATAGTATTATATCTACCTACATTTAGGGAGCAAAAAACCTTCAGTTTTGGGGATATAGATCATCGATGCAAGCAAAACCTACAAAAAATATTATCAAGTAATGATACAATTATCATAGAAAAAAAACACTTTAAAGACAAATGTAAAAAGAACAACCAATCTAACAATCAGTTCACTTATATCATTGACAGTGATGAAGAAACCCAAGAACTTTTGCTAATTAGCGATATGCTAATAACTGACTACTCTAGTTGTTATCTAGAATATTTACTGCTAGACCGACCAATAATCCACTTTGCATATGATTTTGATATGTATAAAAATAGCGACAGAGGATTTTTCTTTAGCCTAGAGCAACTAGCAGCAGGACCAATAACTAGAAATCTAGCAGAAACACTAGATGCTATTGATGAACAATTAAAAGAAGATAGTTATAAAGTGCAAAGGCAGCAAATAAAACAAAAAGCTATGATGTATGATGAAGGAAAAAGTTGCCAAAAAATAATAAATACGATTCTTAAAAACGCCCACATACAGTACAAACTCAAATCACAACAAGGCAACTACCAGAGTACAAAAGGGTAG
- a CDS encoding ATP-grasp domain-containing protein, whose protein sequence is MKLKKIKPKKIVQFLKFLYYWMLCTTIGTKELGLNPYKKSPAKYWITKRVPGNKNSAVKLSIRGKITCVGYKGRLRRKANSNGVKVAIRNKNKENIEVVLIGCGKAIEKVVELAWKGTSRSRVENIIETWFNKPIKLEVNENINDQNNWSQEVANLNEKVIKHLGDLVKKANEYPEGNFSVSGELYEAAKEKNLFITRFATCNYIVSPIKALGFQSTLNSKVSTTVRAITDNKHLTKEFLHNNGLPVPLGRIFENLDDAKKYLNQCTYPLVVKPVEGSSGFGITVDVRTEEELEVAWDYAKNRHESIILEELIEGVDIRVIVIGGVAKAALLRVPANVMGDGKKTVADLINEKNQERTKNPRFSRTPIIASDYTESFLSKQGHSLTTIPKSGELVFLHLKANVGAGADGIVITEQIHPDLMQLAEEAANSFGINDYWGIDILAQRIDLPRSKQKCCILEANSRASFGGPHYPIYGKPTNIAKPLLNYLFPEKTDDNCYLAVEKLVRLPLKLDCSFEDWANNIANELLVNLKVDNSRSHTDVIVSGRKHHIDFFLNKLWCYKGPQGEVIDEQKIINKDAQQRGELLDSKADLETRGFDYVEHKVDSWLENSELDLDQHLFFKELTRLGFEVNFYSGNLIKFKKDELTGVSSMRFSSMFSDDACNNKFLFKKIITNHCLPTPRGTKFKVNQKENILKYFDAYASCIISSVNITELEPNKVNCVKELKKSLKQAKSKGVKYIYLEQLTKGWDVNIMVAAGEAIGSIIKEPTAIIGDGVSTVRELIEQKNVSRAKNPVYVDQAIEIDTLTDTFTMLGINSGDVLERGKRVVLEDDVSYQLGGETVNIDNLLHKEFKEHAVEAVKAIPGLKYGVVKMIIPDPKRSAKEQKWAISTIDTTPSISTFHFPLKGSSINVIEKVVGSLCLAEYVSTKKSKNSQTT, encoded by the coding sequence GTGAAATTAAAAAAAATAAAACCAAAAAAAATAGTGCAATTTCTGAAATTCCTTTATTATTGGATGCTTTGTACAACAATAGGAACTAAGGAGTTAGGGTTAAATCCATATAAAAAATCACCTGCAAAATATTGGATAACTAAAAGGGTTCCAGGTAATAAAAATTCAGCAGTTAAGCTTTCGATAAGAGGAAAAATTACCTGTGTAGGCTATAAAGGAAGATTAAGACGTAAGGCAAATTCAAACGGTGTTAAGGTTGCAATACGAAACAAAAATAAAGAAAATATAGAGGTAGTGCTTATTGGATGCGGAAAAGCAATAGAAAAAGTAGTTGAGCTTGCATGGAAAGGTACTAGTAGGTCTAGAGTTGAAAATATAATAGAAACCTGGTTTAACAAACCAATAAAATTAGAAGTAAATGAAAACATCAATGATCAAAATAACTGGTCTCAAGAAGTTGCTAATTTAAATGAAAAAGTTATTAAACATTTAGGGGATCTTGTAAAAAAAGCAAATGAGTATCCCGAGGGGAACTTTAGTGTTTCTGGTGAACTATATGAAGCTGCTAAAGAGAAGAATTTATTTATTACGCGTTTTGCTACGTGCAACTATATTGTTTCTCCTATTAAAGCGTTAGGTTTTCAAAGTACTTTGAACTCAAAAGTATCTACTACAGTTAGAGCAATTACAGATAATAAACATCTAACAAAAGAGTTTCTACACAATAATGGTTTGCCAGTACCTTTAGGTAGAATTTTTGAGAACTTAGATGATGCTAAGAAGTATCTCAACCAATGCACGTATCCGCTGGTAGTTAAACCTGTAGAAGGATCTTCAGGCTTCGGAATAACTGTAGATGTTCGTACTGAAGAAGAGCTTGAGGTTGCCTGGGACTATGCAAAAAATAGACATGAAAGTATTATTTTGGAAGAGCTTATTGAGGGAGTAGATATTAGAGTCATAGTTATTGGCGGCGTTGCTAAAGCTGCTCTTTTACGTGTCCCTGCAAACGTTATGGGGGATGGCAAAAAAACAGTAGCAGACTTGATTAATGAAAAAAATCAAGAGAGAACTAAAAATCCTCGCTTTAGCAGGACGCCAATTATAGCAAGTGATTACACCGAAAGCTTTCTATCAAAACAAGGACATTCTTTAACAACTATCCCCAAGAGTGGGGAACTAGTATTTTTACATCTTAAAGCTAATGTAGGAGCGGGCGCAGATGGCATCGTTATAACTGAGCAAATTCACCCTGATTTGATGCAACTTGCAGAAGAGGCGGCTAATTCCTTTGGAATAAATGACTATTGGGGAATTGATATATTGGCTCAAAGAATAGATTTGCCTCGTTCGAAGCAAAAATGTTGTATTTTAGAGGCAAACTCTAGAGCTTCTTTTGGTGGACCTCATTATCCTATCTATGGCAAGCCGACCAATATAGCCAAGCCATTATTAAACTATCTTTTTCCAGAAAAAACTGATGATAATTGCTATTTAGCCGTTGAAAAACTAGTTCGTCTACCTCTAAAGTTAGATTGTTCTTTTGAAGATTGGGCAAACAACATTGCTAATGAATTGTTAGTTAACCTAAAAGTAGACAACTCGCGTTCGCATACGGATGTAATTGTGTCTGGTCGCAAGCATCATATAGATTTCTTTTTAAACAAGCTATGGTGTTACAAAGGACCACAAGGTGAAGTAATAGATGAACAAAAAATTATTAATAAAGATGCGCAGCAAAGAGGAGAGTTATTAGACTCTAAAGCAGATTTAGAAACAAGAGGGTTTGATTATGTTGAGCATAAAGTTGATAGCTGGTTAGAAAATAGCGAGCTAGACTTAGATCAACACCTCTTTTTTAAAGAATTAACACGTCTAGGCTTTGAGGTTAACTTCTATTCTGGTAATTTGATTAAATTTAAAAAGGATGAATTAACAGGAGTTAGCTCCATGAGATTTAGTTCGATGTTTAGTGATGATGCGTGTAATAACAAGTTTCTTTTTAAAAAAATTATTACGAATCATTGTTTGCCAACACCTCGAGGAACAAAGTTTAAAGTTAACCAGAAAGAGAATATACTAAAATACTTTGATGCTTATGCCTCGTGTATCATCAGTAGTGTTAATATTACTGAACTAGAACCTAATAAAGTTAATTGTGTTAAAGAGTTAAAGAAATCATTAAAACAAGCTAAGTCTAAAGGAGTAAAGTATATATACCTTGAACAATTAACTAAAGGTTGGGATGTTAATATTATGGTAGCAGCAGGCGAGGCTATAGGTTCAATAATCAAAGAGCCAACTGCTATAATTGGCGATGGAGTTTCTACTGTGAGGGAACTGATAGAGCAAAAAAATGTATCTAGAGCTAAGAATCCAGTGTATGTGGACCAGGCTATTGAAATTGATACCTTGACAGATACTTTTACTATGCTAGGTATAAATTCAGGCGATGTTTTGGAAAGAGGTAAGAGAGTTGTTTTAGAAGATGACGTTAGCTATCAACTTGGTGGAGAAACAGTTAACATAGATAATTTGCTACACAAAGAATTTAAAGAACATGCAGTGGAAGCGGTCAAAGCTATACCCGGTTTGAAATATGGCGTTGTTAAAATGATAATTCCTGATCCAAAAAGGTCGGCTAAAGAACAAAAGTGGGCCATCTCGACAATTGACACCACCCCTTCAATATCGACATTCCATTTTCCGCTAAAAGGTTCATCGATAAACGTCATAGAAAAAGTAGTAGGAAGTTTATGTCTTGCAGAGTATGTAAGCACAAAAAAAAGTAAAAACTCACAAACAACTTAA